From Stenotrophomonas sp. SAU14A_NAIMI4_8:
TGACCGCCGCGCAGAAGAACACCATTGACGCGCTGCTGGGCACGGCCGGCATCAGCATTCTGCCCGGCGATGCGTTCTACGCCAGCTACTTCACCAACGTGGGCGACACCCGCACGCGCGGCGTGGAGCTGACCCTGGAGGCGAACCAGGACACGGCGTGGGGCAAGCTGCGCTGGACGTACGCGGCCAACGTGGGCCGCACCACCATCCAGAAAGTGAGCGCGATTCCGGCCGCGCTGCAGGGCCTGCCCAACATCAACCTGCTCACCCGTTCCAGCGAATACGCGCTGCGCTACCGCACCCCGCAGCACACCCAGGTGGCGGGGCTGGGCTGGCAGAACGGGCGCTGGCGCTCGAACCTGGACTTCACTTACTACGGGCCGATCAAGCGTCTGAACAACGGCGTGGCCTACACGCAGCCGCCGGTGCTGGTGACCAACATTTCTGGCGCGGTGGAGCTGGGCGCGGGCTGGAGCGCCGCGCTGGGGGTGAACAACGTGTTCGACAAGCGCACCCGCAAGGTGCCCGAGTACGCGCGTAGTGCCACCGATGTGGCCAGCATTGAAACCACCTGGGATACCGGTGATGTGCTGAGCACGGTGGGCGCGGTGTGGTATGCGCGGGTGAACTATCGGTTCTGAGGTGTAAGGCAGTCGAGCGTGGCTCGACTCTACAAGAGCTCGTAAAGCGGGGGTTTCTATGTCTTCTGTGGTGAACGTGGTGGCATTGGTGGGCTCGCCGACGGGGTCGGCGACATCGCGTACGTCGTTGCTGGTGCGGCATCTACTGGATGCGCTGCAGCAGCGGGTGCAGGCGCGGGTGGAGTGGGTGGAGCTGGCGCCGATTGCGCGCTCGCTGGGCCAGGCGCTGTCGCGCGATGAGGCCGCGCCTGCGGTGGAGCAGGCGCTGCAGACCATCGAAGCGGCTGACCTGCTGGTGGTAGCCGCGCCGGTCTATCGCGGCTCGTACCCGGGTCTGTTCAAGCACCTGGTGGACTTCATCGGGCTGGAAGCGCTGGTGGATACGCCGGTGCTGCTGGCCGCCACCGGTGGCAGCGAGCGCCACGCACTGGTGATCGATCACCAGCTGCGGCCGTTGTTCAGTTTCCTGCAGGCGCACACGTTGCCCATCGGGGTGTATGCCACGCCGGCCGATTTCGATGGCGAGGTGATCAACAGCGCGGCCCTGCAGGCGCGCATCGTCTTGGCTGCCGAACGGGCGGGCGGGCACCTGGCGGCGCAGGGCGTGGCGCTGCCCGTGGCGTTGCGCCGCATTGCCTGACATTGCCTGTGATGGCCATGACGTTATGGCCAACACGCATCTGCATGGCCGGATCTGACCGCCGATTGTCGCGCACTGGCGCAGTGGCGGCGCTCGGTCTCTCTAGCATCGAAGGTGACGCGGCAGGGTCACGCCGCACCTGATGAGGACTTCACTGTGGCGGTAGACGCATCCCCCAAGCCCATCCTGTTCCTGCTGGATCGCCAGTTCGAGGATGGCCAGTTGCCCGGCCAACGTTTCTTCTGCCGGCACAGCCTGCTGCTGGAAGGTGCGCTGTCCAGCATTGACGGTCTGGATGACCAGCTGGACGTGCGCCGGATCGGGTTCGCCCGGCCGCGCCGTGAGGTGATTGCCGAGATTGGCGAGCAGGACCAGTCGCTGCCCAAGCTGGTGCTGCCGCAGGGCGTGCACAGCGAACACGCCAGTGGCGCGCACCAGGACCGCCAGGTGGTGTCCGGTGCCGAGCCGATTCTGGCGGCGCTCAATGCCCTGCTGGGCATTCCCGTGGCCCACCCCTGAGCGAGGACGCGTGCATGAGCTACCAGATAAGCGTATTGGACAAGAGCCCGGTGGCCGAGGGCGCAACGCCGGAGCAGGCGCTGCGCAACAGCCTGCAGCTGGCGCAGCGCGCCGAGCAGTTGGGTTACCACCGCTATTGGTTTGCCGAACACCACGCTGCGCCCACCCTGGCCAGCCCGGCGCCGGAAGTGCTGGCGGCCTGGGTGCTGGCGCAGACGCGGCGCATCCGCATTGGCAGTGGCGGGGTGATGCTGCGCCACTACGCACCGTATAAGGTGGCCGAGAACTTCAACCTGCTGGCGGCGCTGGCACCGGGCCGGGTGGATCTGGGCGTGGGCAAGGCACCGGGCGGTCTGCCGGCCTCGACCGCAGCGCTGGCGGCGGGGCGCCCGGCCTTCGCCGATTTCGACCAGCAGCTGCGCGATCTGCAAGGCTATCTGGCCGGCACCCGCGAGGATGCGCAGGCACGGCCGGTACCGCAGACTGCGCCCGAACGCTTCCTGCTGGGCGCCAGCCCGCACAGTGCGCGCCAGGCCGCCGAACTGGGTTGGCGCTTCGTGTACGCGGCGCACTTCGACGGCGACCCGCAGCACATTGAAGCGGCGTTCGAGGCCTACCGCGCGCTGTCCACGCAGCCGCCGTTGCTGGCCACGGTGGCCTTCGCTGCGCCCACCGCCGAAGCAGCGGCGCGGCATATCGGCGCGCTGCGCGTGTACAAGCTGCACCTGGCGCCGGGGCAGACGGTGAACCTGCCGAGCCCGGAAGCGGCAGCCGAGTACGCCCGCCAGGTGGGTGTGGCCGAGTTCCGTATCGAGGAAACCGTGCCCAGCGTGCTGTCCGGCGATGCCGCCCACGTGCGCGCAGAACTGGACGCACTGCACCGCCGCTTCGGCGTGGGCGAATTCATCCTGGATGCGCCGGTGGCCGACCTGGATGCACGCCTGACCTCCCTTGAACTGCTGTCGCCCCCACCGCGCGCGGCAGTGGCCTGACCTGCAGGAGATTCCCCCATGAGCACGACCCCGCGTCCCATTCCGTTCGGCATCATGCTGCAGGGCCCTGGCAGCCACATGCATGCGTGGAAGCACGCATCGAATCCGGCCGATGCCAGCGTGAACCTGCAGTTCTACATCGACATTGCGCGCACCGCCGAAGACAACGGCATCGCCTTCGGCTTCGTGGCCGATGGCCTGTACATCAACGAAAAATCCATTCCGCACTTCCTCAACCGCTTCGAGCCGATCTCGTTGCTGTCTGCGCTGGCTACGGCGACGAAGAAGATCGGCCTGGCGGGGACCTTGTCCACCTCGTACAGCGATCCGTTCACGGTGGCGCGCCAGTTTGCCTCGCTGGATCTGCTCAGTGGTGGCCGCGCGGGCTGGAACGTGGTGACTTCGCCGCTGGAGGGGTCGGGCCGCAACTACGGCCGCCCGCACCCGGAACATGCGCTGCGCTACCAGATTGCCGATGAGTATCTGGACGTGGTGCAGGGCCTGTGGGATTCGTGGGATGACGATGCGTTCGTGCGCGAGCGCGACAGCGGCGTGTTCTTCGCACCGGAGAAATTCCGCCGCCTGGACCATAAGGGGCGCTTCTTCCAGGTGGAAGGACCGCTGAACATCCAGCGTTCGCCGCAGGGCCAGCCGGTGATCTTCCAGGCCGGCTCTTCCGATGATGGCATTGCACTGGCGGGCAAGTATGCCGATGCGGTGTTCACCCATTCGCCGTCGCTGGAAGAAACCCGCGCCTTCACCCAGAAGGTGAAGAATTCGGCGATTGCCCATGGCCGCAGCGCGGCGGACGTGAAGATCTTCCCCGGCATCGGCCCGATCGTGGGGCGCACCGCCGAAGAGGCCGAGGCCAAGTATCAGGCCATTGCCGCATTGGCGGGCCTGGACGATGCGCTGGCCTACCTGGGGCGCTTCTTCGACCATCACGATTTCAGCCAGTACGACCCGGATGCGCCGTTCCCGGAGCTGGGTGAGGTGGGCAGCAATTCATTCCGCTCCACCACCGACCGCATCAAACAGGATGCGCGCACCCAGGGCCTGACCCTGCGCCAGGTGGCGCTGCAGGCGGTAAGCCCGCGGCCGAATTTCATCGGTACGCCCGAACAGGTGGCCGACGAATTGATCCGCTGGTTCGATGCCGGTGCCAGTGATGGCTTCATCCTGGGCTTTGCCGCGCAGCGCGAGGGGCTGGATGACTTCGTGAACCTGGTGCTGCCGATCCTGCAGGCGCGGGGTTACCACCAGCGGGAACTGCAGGGGCAGACCCTGCGCGACAACCTGGGGCTGCCGTACAAGGCCAGCCGCCATGCGGTCGATGCCGCGCCAGCGCGGAAGGTGGGGTAGGGCGATGAGCGGAGACATTTCGGTGGCGCCGGGCCACCCTCAGCGCGTTTCCGCAGCGACCGGCGTGCTGCCGGAGATCGCGGCACGCGCTGCCGAGGCCATCGCCATTCGTCATGACCTGCACCGCCACCCGGAACTGGCGTTCGAGGAACACCGCACCAGCGCCCGCGTAGCCGAGCTGCTGCAGCACTGGGGCTATGCGGTGACCACTGGCGTGGGCGGCACCGGCGTGGTCGGTACGCTGCAGCGTGGCAACGGCACGCGCCGGCTGGGCCTGCGCGCGGACATGGATGCCTTGCCGATCGCCGAGGAATCCGGGCTGGCCTATGCCAGCCAGAACGAAGGCCTGATGCATGCCTGCGGCCACGATGGCCACACCGCCATCCTGCTGTCGGCGGCGCATTACCTGGCCCACCATGGGCGCTTCAGCGGCACCCTGCAACTGGTGTTCCAGCCGGCCGAAGAAACAGGTTCGGGGGCCTCGAAGATGATCGACGACGGCCTGTTCGAGCGCTTCCCGGTGGATGCGATCTACGGTCTGCACAACTGGCCGGGCGTGCCGGTGGGGCATTTCGGCTTCGTGGATGGCCCGGCGATGGCATCGGTGGATTGGGCGCGGCTGAAGGTGATCGGCAAGGGCGGGCATGGCGCCGAGCCGCAGGGCAGCGTAGACCCGATCCTGGCCGCGGCGCATATCGTGACCGCGCTGCAGAGCGTGGTGTCGCGCAATGTGGACCCGAGACAGATGGGCGTGGTGACCGTGGGCTCGATCCACGGTGGGCAGGCAGCCAACGTGATTCCCGATGCGGTGGAGCTGACCCTGACCGTTCGCGCCTACCTGCCGGAGGTACGCGACACCTTGCGGCGGCGGGTGATCGAGATTGCCGAGCAGAGCGCTTCGGCATTCGGCGCGCGCGCGGAGATTTCCTTCCCGCGTGGCTTCCCCAGTGTGATCAACCACGCCGAGCAGACCGCGCTCGTTCGTGACGTTGCGCTGCAGGCGTTTGGCCGCGAGCAGGTGGTGGCCGACTTCGCACCGCGCACGGCCAGCGAGGATTTCGCCTTCCTGCTGCAGGCGCGGCCGGGCAGCTTCATCTTCGTCGGCAACGGTGACAGCGCTTCGCTACACAGCCCGCGCTACGTCTTCAACGATGCAGCCATCGCCCCGGCCGCCAGCCTGTGGGCGCGGCTGGCCGAGCACTACCTGGTGGAGGAGGCGGCATGAGTAGGGTGTTTGAGAACGAGCGCTTCCTGTATACCGGCGTGGACGATCCGCTGGCACGGCCGCTGTTCGATGGGCTGGAACAGGAATACGACAGCCGCTACGCCGATGTGCGGCGGCGGATTGGCGGCAGCGCCCGCGAGGAGCTGCAGCGCTACCCCGCGCAGGCGTTTGCCGCGCCGGTGGGCGCCTTCGTGCTGCTGCTGCGCGATGGCGTGGCCATTTCTGGCGGCGCCTTCATGCCGCACCGCGATGCCGACACCGCCGAGTTCAAGCGCATCTGGACGCTGCCGGGCCTGCGCCGCCAGGGCATTGCGCGGCGGGTGCTGCAGGAACTGGAAGATCAGGCCGCACGCCAGGGCTACCGGCGCGTGTTCCTGACCACCGGCTTCCGCCAGCCCGAGGCCGTGGGCCTGTACCTGAGCCACGGTTACACCGCGCTGTTCGACCTGCACGCCGACCCGGAAACCATCGCGCATCTGCCGTTCGAAAAGTGGTTGCGCGCGCCGCAGCCGGGTGCAGACGCGGCGGTTGCGGCACGCCAGGCGGTGCATGCATGAGCACGCCTTCAACCGCGCTGGAAGGGCTGGCCACGCGCCCGGCCGCTGCACCCGCATTGAAGATCGTGCCGGCGCGGCACCCGCTGCAGGTGGTGGGCACGCTGCTGGCGTTGGCGCTGATCCTGATCGGCCTGCAGTCGGTGCTGGGCAACCCGCGCTGGGGCTGGGGCACGTTCGCCGAATGGTTCTTCGCCAAACCCGTGCTGGAAGGACTGGGGCGCACGCTGCTGCTGACCGCACTGGGCACCGGGCTGGGCTTTGCGCTGGGCACGCTGCTGGCGCTGGCGCGGGTATCCGGCTCGCCGTTGCTGGCGGCGGTGTCGTGGGGCTATGTGTGGCTGTTCCGCTCGATCCCGCTGCTGGTGCTGTTGCTGCTGCTGAACAACCTGGGTTACCTGTACAGCACCATTGAACTGGGCGTGCCGTTCACCGGCATCAGCCTGTTCTCCTACCCGACCACGCAGCTGATCGGCGTGTTCACCGCGGCGGTGCTGGGCCTGACCTTGAACCAGGCAGCGTTTTCGGCCGAGGTGATCCGTGGCGGCATTCTGTCGGTGGACCATGGTCAGTATGAAGCGGCGGCCGCACTGGGCCTGCCGCGCGGGCGCCAGGTGCGCCGCATCATCCTGCCGCAGGCGATGCGCTCGATCCTGCCGGCGGCCTTCAACGATGTGATCGGGCTGGCCAAGAGCACATCGGTGGTCTACGTGCTCGCGCTGCCCGAGCTGTTCTACACGGTGCAGGTGATCTACCGCCGCAACCTGGAAGTGGTGCCGCTGCTGATGGTGGCGACGGTCTGGTACCTGGTGATCCTGACCGTGTTGTCGCTGCTGCAGCGGAAGGTGGAGCAGCGCTTTGCGCGTGGCCAGCTGCAGCGCGAGCGCAGCATCTCGCGGGTGTCTTCGGTGCCGCGTGCGCGCGCTGCCGTGCCCGGGGATGGTGATCGCCCACGCGTGGCCGTGCCGGTGGAAGCCGGGCAGGGCGCGGCGGTGACCCTGCACGGCGTGGGCAAGGTGTTCGACGAGCAGGTGGTGCTGGACGATGTGAGCCTGGACCTGCGCGCGGGCAGCGTGACGGTGTTGATTGGTCCTTCGGGCGCCGGCAAATCCACGCTGCTGCGGCTGATCAACCATCTGGAGCGCGCCGACAGCGGTTACGTGAGTGTGGCCGGGCAGCTGATCGGCTACCGCCGCGAGGGTGACACGCTGTACGAACTGCCCGAGCGTGAGATCCGCCGCCGCCGCGCCGAGGTCGGCATGGTGTTCCAGGGGTTCAACCTGTTCCCGCACCTGACCGCGCTGGAAAACATCATGGAAGCGCCGATCGCGGTACGCGGCGTGCCGCGCGTGCAGGCCGAGCAGCAGGCGCGTACGTTGCTGCAGCGGGTGGGCCTGGCCGACAAGGCCGATGCGTTCCCGCGGCAGTTGTCCGGCGGCCAGCAGCAGCGCATCGCGATTGCGCGAGCGCTGGCGCTGCAGCCCAAGGTGCTGCTGTTCGATGAACCGACTTCGGCGCTGGACCCGGAGCTGGTGGCCGAAGTGCTGAGCGTGATCGAAGAACTGGCGCGCTCGGGTACCACCCTGGTGATCGTGACCCATGAACTGGCCTTCGCCCGCCGCGTGGCCGACCACGTGGTGATGATGGACCAGGGCCGGGTGATCGAGCAGGGCACGCCCGAGGCACTGTTCGAGCGCCCGCGCCAGCAGCGCACCGCCGATTTCCTGGCCAAGACCCTGTAACCCTTTCGAGTGAACCCATGAGCCCTGCATCACACCGTCTTCCTTCGCGCAGCACGCTGCTGGTTGTGGGTGTGCTGGTGATCGGCATTGCCGGCATCGTCTATTCGCGCGTGCGCCAGGCACCGGCGCCCGTGCCGGCCGCCAGCGTTACCTTGGCCGGCGCCGACGCACCAGTGCTGCGCGGCACGCCGGACCCCAAGGCGCAGGCACTGCTGCCGCCCGGCTACCGTTTCGTGACCCCGGGCGTGCTGACCGTGGCCACCCACCCGGCGCAGCTTCCACTGGCCGACTATGGTGCCGACAGCAAACGGGTGATTGGCGTGGAGCCGGATATCGCGCAGCTGATTGCCGATGGCCTGGGCCTGAAGCTGGTGCTGGTGCCGGTTGCATGGGCCGACTGGCCGCTGGGGCTGGAGTCGGGCAAGTACGATGCGGTGCTGTCGAACGTGACCGTGACCGAAGAGCGCAAAAAGAAGTTCGACTTTTCCAGCTATCGGTTTGACCTGCTGGGCATCTACACACGCACCGACGGCCCGATCCAGAAGATCGAGAAGCCTGCCGATGTGGCAGGGCTGAAAGTGGTGGTGGGGGCCAGCACCAACCAGGACCAGATTCTGCGGCACTGGGACCAGCAGAATATTGCGGCGGGCTTGAAGCCGGTGGAGTACCAGTACTTCGACGATGCGGTGGTGGGGCGGCTGGCGGTGATTACCGGGCGTGCCGATGTGTCGTTTGAACCGAACGCGACCGGTGCCTATTCGGCGCGCGATGGCAAGGTACGGCGGGTGGGGCTGTTCCCCGGCGGCTGGCCGGATTCGGCGGCGATTTCAGCAACTACGCGCAAGGGCAGCGGGCTGGCCGATGCAATCACCCAGGCGTTGAACACGCAGATAGAAAGCGGCACGTATGCGCAGGCGCTGCAGCGCTGGAACCTCGCTGAAGAAGCGGTGCCGCAGTCGCAGACCAACCCGCCGGGGTTGCCGGGGTTCTGATGCAGGCGTGCCAACCAAGGTTGGCACCTACCAAGGCAAAGCGTGCCAACCAAGGTTGGCACCTACCAAGGCGGTGCGTGCCAACCAAGGTTGGCATTCACCCGGGTCACGGCCAACGCGCCTCAAGCGTCTTGAAGGATTTCGCCAGCAGCACGCCATCTTTGTCGAAGTTCGATACCGCTCGCCCATCCACGCGGACGTCCTTCGGCAAGGTGCGGCTGGGCCACCACACGCGCACAGGCGTGCCCTTGCGCAGTCCTTTGCCGAGCGACACGGTCAAGCTGCCGTCGTGCTGCCGTGCCTGCATCTGCAGCGTGCCGTAGGCGGTGGGCAGGCGGTCCACGGCCAGGCCTTCACCCGCTACCCAGGACGGGGGCGCCCCCGGCAACAGCGACAGCGCGTCGTCGTCTTCGCGCATCAGCATGCCGAACAGGGTGCGGCCGTACTCGGCGCCGATCCAGGTGTGCGGCATGTCGCCCAGGTAGCGCGGGAAGCGCAGACGTGAATGCACTACTTCCGCCAGCACCTGCCACTGCAGCGGCCGGCGATCGTGCAGCAGGCCCTGCAGCAGTTCGTCGGCTGCTTCGGGTTGGCCCAGGTGTACGTAGCTCAGCACGTTGCGGATTTCGTACGGTGTATAGGCATATAGCGCGCCGGGCTGGTTGCGCTTGCGCACATCGTCCAGATAGCGGGCGAAGGTGGTGCGCAGGGCCTCGGCGGGCAGCACGCTCTGCGCGCCGGTGGGGTCCAGTGCGATCGAAACACCGGTCGGGTCGCCGTCGCCGAGGTCTGCCGAGGACGGAATGAAGTCGATGCCCTTCCATGCCATGGTCGCGCGGATCGAGGCATGCAGTGCGTCGTACAGCGCCTTGTACTGTTCGTGCGCCCACCTTGCGGTTTCGTGGTCGCCCAGCGATTCGGCCAACCACGCGCCATCATGCCAGCCCTTCAGACCCCAGTAGTCGTCCCAGTAGCTGTGGGTCGGTGAGGGGTAGCCCTCGTGGCTGATCGACGGCGCCAGAATGCCGGCGAAGCGCTCCGGCGACGGTTGGTCGGCCATGTAACCCGGCACCAGGGTGCGTTCGCGTAGTTCCTGCAGGAAGCGCAGCGCGGCCTTCACCTTGGGCAGATAGGCACGCACGCTTTCCGGCCCGCCATCCAGCCGTGCGACATCGGCCACCAAGGTGATGTACTGGCCCTGGCTGTCGTACTCGATGTCCGAGCCGAAGCCGGTATTCACGCTGCCATCGTCGTTGAGGATGGGTGACACCAGGCCGTTGTCATGCACGCCGTGTTCGCTGTACCAGGCCAGGTAGTCGCGCGCGACCTTGGCTTCGCCCATGCGCAGCAGCACGGCCGAGGTCGCCATGCCATCGCGGATGAAGGAACGGTTGTAGTTGCGGGGGCCGGGCTGCATGGCCGGACCGGTCTGGTTGATCAGCATGTAGGCGGCCTGCGCGCGCAGCATGTCCACCAGCGAAGGATCGGGCAGGCGCAGGCCCACCTGGCCCAGCCGTGCCTGCCAATCGTTGGAGGCGCGGCTGGCCAGCGTGTCGAAGGCCGTGTCGCCGTCGCGCGGCAGCGACGCGAGGTCGAGGGCCGGTGCCTGCGGCAGCACGCCATTGGCATCAGCGTTGGCGGTGCCCAGCGGGAAGGCCACCACCACCGCATCGCTGGCACCGGGGGCCAGGCGGATGCGATAGCTCAACGCCGCCGCTGCCAGGCCGGTGGCATCGCTGGCCTGTTTCGCTGCAGGCAGCTGTCCGCTGGCGATGGCCGCGGTGATTTCGGTGTCGCCTTCGTTGCCGAACGGTGCGCTGCCTGCGGCATCCACGCTGGTGAGTGACTGCAGCAGGATGCGGCCATTCACGCGCACGGCGTTGTCTGCAACGGCCACCTCGCGGATCGGCGACAGCCCGCCGTTCTGCCAAGGCGGGTTCATCTGCATCGGTCGCACGGCCAAGTTCAGCGTGCCTTCGATCGCTGTAGTGCCGGTGTTGTGCAGACGATGGCGCACGAAGGTGACCGGCTGACCGTCGCGCTCGATGGCGAAGGCCTCGCTGCGCAGTTCCAGCCCCGGCTGCGGCGACCAGATGGCCGATGGCATTGGCTTCCAGCCATCGCGAAGGGCGTGCTGCACGGGGTGTCCGGCGGCGCCGGCGGTGCGGCCATCGGCGCTGCGCCAGATCGGTTGAACCAGCGGCGCACCCTTGAAGGCCTCGATGTTGCCGTATTCGTCGAAGATCGATTTCTGCCGGCCCGCGTGCACGCCCACTGCCGTCCAGTACGTCTGCTGCATGTGCAGTGAGGCAGGGAACAACGCGCGCTGCGCGCCGCTGGCAGCGATCTGGTAGCGCTTCATCGGTGTCATCACGGCCTTCGGGCCGAGCAGGCGGATGCGTTTGACCTGCGGTGCGTCGCCTTGCACGGTCAGCCGCAGTGCCTGCAGGTCGAGCGGTGCATCGGCTGCCAGCCAACTCTGCTGCCGCGTGGCAGCCTGCGCATCGCGCGCCAGCTCGTGCCAGCGACCTTGCGCGTCCTGTGCCTGCAGGCGTGCGGCGCCGTGCACGCTGGCCCAGTCCACCGCCAGCCCGGTGCTGGGCTGCGCGCGGGGCAGGATGATGTCGAGCGTGTGGCCGCCGCCCTTGCCGGCGGGTAGGGCAACCGTGCCGCCGCCCTGCCATAGCGCAGCGGTCTGGGTGGCATCCAGACCGGCCACCCGTGCGCTGAGCGTGGTGTCGAGCGGTTCCATTTCGAAGATGGACACACCCCAGTCGGACGTGCGCTGTGGGCTGGCCAGGCGCAGGTAGCGGGCCTGGCGGGGCGCGAAGTACAGGGTTTCGATGCCGCCCAGCGAATCGGCCATGACGTAGGCCGTCTGCCACTGCGTGCCATCGAGCGAGGTCTGCAGCGAATAGGCTTCGGGGTTGGAGACATCCCAGGTGAGGCGCGCGCCTGCCAGCATTGCCGGTTTACCCAGATCGATCTGGAACCAATGGCCGGGGCTGAACGCGCCACCGGTCACCGTCTTCGGATCGTTGTCGATCAGGTGGCTGATGGCCATCGCTGGCACCTGCTGCGATGAGGCGCTGGCCTGCCATTGCGCGCGCGGTGGCAGGTTCTGTGCGCTGACCGCTGCCGCCAGTGCGAGGGTGGGCAGCAGCAGTGCCTGGGCGAGGCGCCGGTGCGGCGGGGGAGTTGTGCAGCGGTCGGCGCAGAGCGTCATTGCGAAGGCCTCACATGAGCACGGCCCGGGAACGGGCAGGGCTACGCTAGCAAGGGATGTAAGCGGTTACATGACGCATCGCAGTATGTGGGCGGGTCAGGGTAGGGACGGCGTGCCAACCCGGGTTGGCGTTTATCCGAGTGACGCGTGTGCCTCTGGAGCGCTGCCAAGGAATGCATGTGTAATGACGGATACCTGTGGCAAGAGCTGCGCCCATGACCGGATTCACGTTCACGCTGACCTACCGATTGCCCGGTGCCCGCTTATGCGCAGGCGCTCTGGAACTGCGCTTTGCGGAAGCGGGTTGCGACGATGCGCTGTTGGGGATTGGGCGGCCAGGCCGGTTTGCGCTTGAGTTCTGCAGACAGGCCGCCAACGTTCAGGACGCTGTTTCATCGGCGCTTGCCGATGTACGCCGAGCCGTGCCTGTGGCCCAGTTGATCGATGTCA
This genomic window contains:
- the msuE gene encoding FMN reductase, with product MSSVVNVVALVGSPTGSATSRTSLLVRHLLDALQQRVQARVEWVELAPIARSLGQALSRDEAAPAVEQALQTIEAADLLVVAAPVYRGSYPGLFKHLVDFIGLEALVDTPVLLAATGGSERHALVIDHQLRPLFSFLQAHTLPIGVYATPADFDGEVINSAALQARIVLAAERAGGHLAAQGVALPVALRRIA
- a CDS encoding DUF3088 family protein, which translates into the protein MAVDASPKPILFLLDRQFEDGQLPGQRFFCRHSLLLEGALSSIDGLDDQLDVRRIGFARPRREVIAEIGEQDQSLPKLVLPQGVHSEHASGAHQDRQVVSGAEPILAALNALLGIPVAHP
- a CDS encoding MsnO8 family LLM class oxidoreductase — translated: MSYQISVLDKSPVAEGATPEQALRNSLQLAQRAEQLGYHRYWFAEHHAAPTLASPAPEVLAAWVLAQTRRIRIGSGGVMLRHYAPYKVAENFNLLAALAPGRVDLGVGKAPGGLPASTAALAAGRPAFADFDQQLRDLQGYLAGTREDAQARPVPQTAPERFLLGASPHSARQAAELGWRFVYAAHFDGDPQHIEAAFEAYRALSTQPPLLATVAFAAPTAEAAARHIGALRVYKLHLAPGQTVNLPSPEAAAEYARQVGVAEFRIEETVPSVLSGDAAHVRAELDALHRRFGVGEFILDAPVADLDARLTSLELLSPPPRAAVA
- a CDS encoding LLM class flavin-dependent oxidoreductase, giving the protein MSTTPRPIPFGIMLQGPGSHMHAWKHASNPADASVNLQFYIDIARTAEDNGIAFGFVADGLYINEKSIPHFLNRFEPISLLSALATATKKIGLAGTLSTSYSDPFTVARQFASLDLLSGGRAGWNVVTSPLEGSGRNYGRPHPEHALRYQIADEYLDVVQGLWDSWDDDAFVRERDSGVFFAPEKFRRLDHKGRFFQVEGPLNIQRSPQGQPVIFQAGSSDDGIALAGKYADAVFTHSPSLEETRAFTQKVKNSAIAHGRSAADVKIFPGIGPIVGRTAEEAEAKYQAIAALAGLDDALAYLGRFFDHHDFSQYDPDAPFPELGEVGSNSFRSTTDRIKQDARTQGLTLRQVALQAVSPRPNFIGTPEQVADELIRWFDAGASDGFILGFAAQREGLDDFVNLVLPILQARGYHQRELQGQTLRDNLGLPYKASRHAVDAAPARKVG
- a CDS encoding M20 aminoacylase family protein, with the translated sequence MSGDISVAPGHPQRVSAATGVLPEIAARAAEAIAIRHDLHRHPELAFEEHRTSARVAELLQHWGYAVTTGVGGTGVVGTLQRGNGTRRLGLRADMDALPIAEESGLAYASQNEGLMHACGHDGHTAILLSAAHYLAHHGRFSGTLQLVFQPAEETGSGASKMIDDGLFERFPVDAIYGLHNWPGVPVGHFGFVDGPAMASVDWARLKVIGKGGHGAEPQGSVDPILAAAHIVTALQSVVSRNVDPRQMGVVTVGSIHGGQAANVIPDAVELTLTVRAYLPEVRDTLRRRVIEIAEQSASAFGARAEISFPRGFPSVINHAEQTALVRDVALQAFGREQVVADFAPRTASEDFAFLLQARPGSFIFVGNGDSASLHSPRYVFNDAAIAPAASLWARLAEHYLVEEAA
- a CDS encoding GNAT family N-acetyltransferase; translation: MFENERFLYTGVDDPLARPLFDGLEQEYDSRYADVRRRIGGSAREELQRYPAQAFAAPVGAFVLLLRDGVAISGGAFMPHRDADTAEFKRIWTLPGLRRQGIARRVLQELEDQAARQGYRRVFLTTGFRQPEAVGLYLSHGYTALFDLHADPETIAHLPFEKWLRAPQPGADAAVAARQAVHA
- a CDS encoding amino acid ABC transporter permease/ATP-binding protein: MSTPSTALEGLATRPAAAPALKIVPARHPLQVVGTLLALALILIGLQSVLGNPRWGWGTFAEWFFAKPVLEGLGRTLLLTALGTGLGFALGTLLALARVSGSPLLAAVSWGYVWLFRSIPLLVLLLLLNNLGYLYSTIELGVPFTGISLFSYPTTQLIGVFTAAVLGLTLNQAAFSAEVIRGGILSVDHGQYEAAAALGLPRGRQVRRIILPQAMRSILPAAFNDVIGLAKSTSVVYVLALPELFYTVQVIYRRNLEVVPLLMVATVWYLVILTVLSLLQRKVEQRFARGQLQRERSISRVSSVPRARAAVPGDGDRPRVAVPVEAGQGAAVTLHGVGKVFDEQVVLDDVSLDLRAGSVTVLIGPSGAGKSTLLRLINHLERADSGYVSVAGQLIGYRREGDTLYELPEREIRRRRAEVGMVFQGFNLFPHLTALENIMEAPIAVRGVPRVQAEQQARTLLQRVGLADKADAFPRQLSGGQQQRIAIARALALQPKVLLFDEPTSALDPELVAEVLSVIEELARSGTTLVIVTHELAFARRVADHVVMMDQGRVIEQGTPEALFERPRQQRTADFLAKTL
- a CDS encoding ABC transporter substrate-binding protein; the protein is MSPASHRLPSRSTLLVVGVLVIGIAGIVYSRVRQAPAPVPAASVTLAGADAPVLRGTPDPKAQALLPPGYRFVTPGVLTVATHPAQLPLADYGADSKRVIGVEPDIAQLIADGLGLKLVLVPVAWADWPLGLESGKYDAVLSNVTVTEERKKKFDFSSYRFDLLGIYTRTDGPIQKIEKPADVAGLKVVVGASTNQDQILRHWDQQNIAAGLKPVEYQYFDDAVVGRLAVITGRADVSFEPNATGAYSARDGKVRRVGLFPGGWPDSAAISATTRKGSGLADAITQALNTQIESGTYAQALQRWNLAEEAVPQSQTNPPGLPGF